ACTATCTCAAAGAGTCATATCTTTTGTTTGAAGAAATAGACTATCAATATGGAGTTATGGCAGCTTCTTTAGAATTGTCTAGACTACATTTAAAACATGAAAATCAAGAATTAGCCAAAGAGTTCGGTAAAACAGCTTTAAAGATTTCAAATGAAGTCTCTAACAACGAATATAAAATGGATGCTTTATTAACTCTCTCCTATTTATATAAAGGAGAAGAAGGAAAAAATCTATTGAGACAACATATAAATTTATCTGATAGTCTCGAAATTGCTGGGCGTTTAGTGAAAAATAAATTTGCAAGAGTAAAATTTGATACAGATCAAATCGAAGCAGAAAATGAGCAAATTTCTAGAGATAATTTTTACTTATTACTATTATCTGCAGGGCTCTTACTTACCGGAATATTAGTTTATGTAGTTATCTCTCAACGAGCAAAGAATAAAGAATTGAAACTTGTACAAGAACAACAAAAAGCTAACGAAGAGATTTACAACCTAATGCTAGGTCAGCAAGATAAGGTTGAGGAAGCTAGAGCTCAAGAAAAGATTAGAGTGTCAAAAGATTTACACGATGGTGTTTTAGGTCGTCTTTTCGGAGTAAGGCTTAGTTTAGATAGCCTAAACTTCTCTGACGGAAAAGAAGCGATGATGAATCGCTCTAACTATATTGGTCAACTAAAAAATATTGAGGACGACATTAGAAAGATATCTCATGAAATGAACGCCGATTTTGTTTCTGGTTCTGGATTTATGGATATCGTTACTGAGCTTATTGAAAATCAAACAAAAGCTTATGGATTTACATATGACTTTAATTATACAGATGATTTTAGCTGGGAGTTTGTTCCAAATAAAACCAAGATTAATATATACAGAATTTTACAGGAGTCAATGCAAAATATCTATAAACATGCCGAAGCCAAGGATGTTAAAATTGATATTTTAAGAGAAAAAGATGAGATTAATATCTACATTGTAGATGACGGCAAAGGCTTTGATACTTCTAAATCAAAAAAAGGTATTGGTTTAAAAAATATGAATTCCAGAGTTGAAGACGTTAATGGCAAAATCTTATTTTCCTCAGAATTAGAAAAAGGCACCACAGTACAAGTAAAAATCCCCTATATAACTTAATTAACCTGCTAACCAAAAGATGCAAGAATTTAAAATCTTAATGGTAGACGATCATCCTATTATCATAGAAGGATATATGAACGTCTTGATGGCTACAAAAGCCGAAAACCAAACCCTTAAAATAGACACTGCCAATAACTGTGATATGGCAGAAATAATGATTAATCGCGCTGCGAATAACATACATTACGATATTTGCTTTTTTGATATCAGTCTACCACCATCAAAAGATGGTAAATACACTTCAGGAGAAGATTTAGCTATGCTGGCAAAGAAAATGATGCCAACAACCAAAGTTATTATTTTGACGATGTTTAATGAGTCTTTCAGGATTCATAATATAATTCGCGAAATAAACCCAGATGGGTTTTTAATTAAAAGTGATTTAACGTCCATGGAATTGGCAGATGCTTTTCAGCATATAATTAAATCACCACCATATTATAGTAGTACAGTACATAATTACGTAAAGCAAACGTTGACAAGCGAAATTTATGTAGATGATATTAATAGAAAAATCCTTTATTTATTATCTCAAGGTATAAAAACCAAAAGTCTTCTCGACCACATTTCCTTATCTATGAGTGCTATTGAAAAACGCAAAAAGCAACTAAAGCTATTATTCTCTGTCGAGGACGGAAAAGACGAAACTTTATTAGAAATGGCGAAAGAAAAAGGTTTTATTTAAAAAAAATAAGCACTTTTTAGAGCTTAAAAAAAACGCTTGAAGGGATTGCCAATGATAGAAACTACGGTTTTTCCGCATCAAGTCTACGGTTTTTCCGTAACAAAAAGTCAAAAGTCTTACTTAAATTTGTACTAATCAACAAGAATTAATTAATCCCTCATTTAAGCAATTGTTGAATTAATAGCTTTAAAACCTGATAGAAAATCGACCGATGATTACTCTATCAGGTTTTTTAATACGCTATATCCAACTTCCAGAATGGCTTGCGACTTTTGAGATAAATAGCCCAAGGTAAACTACAGCTATAATAAACTTTAAAAATGTAGATGTTATAAAACCTATAAAAGAGCCAAAAGCAGCTTTAGTTGCTCTATTAACATTATTTTTATGCATAAGTTCACCTATTACCGCTCCAAGAAAAGGGCCAATAATTATTCCAAAGGGAATAGCAGATAAAAGACCGACTACTAATCCTAACGATGTCCCAATCATTCCAGATTTACTGCCTCCAAAACGTTTGGTACCAACAACAGGTATGATGTAATCGAGGATGAATATAAGTAAGGCTATAATAAAAGTTACAATTAGAAAAGTTGAGCTAATCACAATTCCATCAGAGTAACTCAATACAAAAAGGCCAAACCAACTGGTTAATGGACCAGGTAAAACGGGTAAAAAACTACCAGCTAAACCTAGAAGCATTAATAATAAGGCGCTTATGATAATTACTAATTCCATATAAGTTTTTAAAAATTCTATAATATAAGACGTTTTATAGTGTTAAAAGTTACAATTATGTAACTAAAAAATTAGTTTAAACTAAAATATTAGTTATATTAGCATTATTATTCAACTAAATAATTAGTTAAAATGAAATAACCATGATTAGTTTTTCAATCATTAGTAAGACTATAAAACGGTTATTACATGTGACCTTTTAAAGAAATAAACAGAAACACATGAAACAACTCACAAAGGCAGAAGAAGAAATAATGCAAACATTATGGCAGTTGAAAAAGGCAAATGTCAAGGCAATAATAGATGTTTTACCTTATCCAAAACCTGCATATAATACCGTGTCCACAATTGTTAGAATATTAGAATCAAAAGGGTTTGTAGATTATGAAAAGCAAGGGAAAGGTCACGTATACTTCCCTATCGTGGATAAAGAGTTGTATAGTAATCAATCCTTAAACAAATTAGTTGATAATTATTTCCAAGGGTCTTTTAAAAGTATGGTCTCGTTTTTTGTAAAGAAGAATGATGTTAATGTGCAGGATATTGAAGCTTTACTAAAAGAAATAAATAAAACGGAATAGTATGTTGTATTATATTTTACAAATTATAGCATTTCAGGTTGTTTTTCTATTGGTTTATGATGTGTTTTTAAAACGAGAAACGTTTTTTAATTACAACAGAATTTACCTTATAGGTACTGCAATCTTGTCCTTTTTTATTCCATTTATAAAACTAGACACCATAAAGGCAGTAGCTCCTAAAGACTTTGTGATTGTTTTACCAGAAGTTATTATTGGTAACCCTATTAATGTAGTATCAGATTTAGATAAACAAGTTGCTCTACAATCTGGAATTGTATTGAATGAACCTAGTATGCCTATTTGGCAAATTATTTTAGGTATAGGTATGGTTTTAGCATCCTTATTTTTTCTTTTTAAACTGCTAAAGCTATATTGGTTAAAATCCAATAATCCTAAACGATGGGACGGCAATATTCTAATCGTTAAGCTGCTAAAAAGTAGTGCTGCATTTTCATTTTTTAATACGGTGTTTTTAGGCGAAAAAATA
This DNA window, taken from Winogradskyella sp. PC-19, encodes the following:
- a CDS encoding ATP-binding protein → MIKHRLLSLFILLFLSNPLLSQEKKLLDSVNKYYLYSQDVNKNWESRLKSALKSKDFSDELGVDSIKIRVQRSLSVTLYYNELYDEYIKLNQKNFKLAQKLKDTSAIQAASKNLGLYYLFLEQIDSSYYYFSKELDYFKSNDISLKKAETLSALADIQQEEKLYSGAEEDAIAAIKILNRLPQNEDTLYLNWSVYNLLAIISKNTLNKNKALEYYDKSISFSKEMKEGFSYEIFSINNKGNAFREFGEYSKALELFFDLVEQKEKYNEEEPDFYPTLLLNIAKTKFESTDYNFGEVENYLKESYLLFEEIDYQYGVMAASLELSRLHLKHENQELAKEFGKTALKISNEVSNNEYKMDALLTLSYLYKGEEGKNLLRQHINLSDSLEIAGRLVKNKFARVKFDTDQIEAENEQISRDNFYLLLLSAGLLLTGILVYVVISQRAKNKELKLVQEQQKANEEIYNLMLGQQDKVEEARAQEKIRVSKDLHDGVLGRLFGVRLSLDSLNFSDGKEAMMNRSNYIGQLKNIEDDIRKISHEMNADFVSGSGFMDIVTELIENQTKAYGFTYDFNYTDDFSWEFVPNKTKINIYRILQESMQNIYKHAEAKDVKIDILREKDEINIYIVDDGKGFDTSKSKKGIGLKNMNSRVEDVNGKILFSSELEKGTTVQVKIPYIT
- a CDS encoding BlaI/MecI/CopY family transcriptional regulator; this translates as MKQLTKAEEEIMQTLWQLKKANVKAIIDVLPYPKPAYNTVSTIVRILESKGFVDYEKQGKGHVYFPIVDKELYSNQSLNKLVDNYFQGSFKSMVSFFVKKNDVNVQDIEALLKEINKTE
- a CDS encoding DUF456 domain-containing protein; this translates as MELVIIISALLLMLLGLAGSFLPVLPGPLTSWFGLFVLSYSDGIVISSTFLIVTFIIALLIFILDYIIPVVGTKRFGGSKSGMIGTSLGLVVGLLSAIPFGIIIGPFLGAVIGELMHKNNVNRATKAAFGSFIGFITSTFLKFIIAVVYLGLFISKVASHSGSWI
- a CDS encoding response regulator; its protein translation is MQEFKILMVDDHPIIIEGYMNVLMATKAENQTLKIDTANNCDMAEIMINRAANNIHYDICFFDISLPPSKDGKYTSGEDLAMLAKKMMPTTKVIILTMFNESFRIHNIIREINPDGFLIKSDLTSMELADAFQHIIKSPPYYSSTVHNYVKQTLTSEIYVDDINRKILYLLSQGIKTKSLLDHISLSMSAIEKRKKQLKLLFSVEDGKDETLLEMAKEKGFI